The Anaerolineales bacterium region ACTGGCGGATGACGCGATGCAACATGTGCAGGCGCGTCTGCGAATAGGGCAGGGCGCTCTTGCCCAAACACGGCGCGATCAGCACGAGGCGGTCGATGCGATGCGAGAGGCGTTTGTAGGCGCGCATGGCGAGGATGCCGCCGAACGAAAATCCCATTAAGTTGAATCGTTCGAATCCTAGTTTGTCGGCGAGTTGCTCCACCAATTCCGCCACTTGATGGCTGGAGAACCGTTCGCTGAACGGCGTGGACTGTCCATGCCCCGGCAATTCGAAAAAATAAACCTTGAACCATTGCGCCATGAACTGCGCGAGGGTCAGCCAATCTTCCCATTCCGAGATGGTGGCTGGAACCATGATCAGCGGTTCGCCCTCGCCCACTTCGAGGATGTGCAAGCGCGAGAGAGGCAGGTCAACAAAATATGTCCGATAGGATGGAGGAGAGAAGTCTGGCGTGTTCATCTCCTTGATGTTATCTCATTAATGACGAGATGAAAATGCCAAATTCGATAAGTTGAAGCGACAATGATCATCGCTTAACTCTCAAATTTTTGAATCGGAGACGACCTTACGCGAGCGCGACACGATCAGCGCAGCGCCACAACGAGCGGACCTTGCTGGTTAATGAGTGGTTTCAATTCGCTGTAAGGCACCGTCACCGTTTGCGGATCCGCCGCGTATGGCGCGACTTGATACTCGTCGAATGTGATCACAAAACCGCCAACTACATTTCGCGGATATTGATAAAGCATGATTCCTCTTTGTCCCAATTGAATACCGTAGGTAATTCATCATATACCAGCGCCGCGAAATAATCATTAAATCCCGGCGCTTGCTCGAAAAGATTCAAAGGGAAAAGTAGTTATAATGGGAAAAATGAGGTTGCCTCGCTGGTCCTTTTATCGTATCCGTTTGATTGGATGAGGCTGTAAATGTCGTTGCTAATTCCTGCGCAAGATCCGATCCAGACGCGCGTCAATCTTTTAGGGCGTTTTTACATTGAGCGGCAAGCGCAACGAATTCGACTGTCCACCCGCAAAACCGAATCGTTGCTCGCCTATCTGATCCTGCACCCACAACGACATGGGCGGGAGAAATTGGCGGCGCTTTTTTGGGGAGATTCATCTGATACCGAAGCTCGTAATTCCCTGCGCAATGCGCTGGCATCGCTGAACAAGAAACTTGGTCACAACCTTCTGCTCGTTGACCGACAAAGCGTTTTCATAAACCCCGAATACCCAATCCAGGTAGATGCACTGGAATTCGAGGCGCAGGCTACCCGTTTTCTCGCGGCGCCAACTCCCGATCTTTATCAAGTCAATATTGCGCTATATCAAAATGATTTGCTGTCGGACTTTTACGATGACTGGATCTTTCCGTTGCGCGACCATTATCGTTCTCTATTCGTCAAAACACTTTTACAAATCGCCCAACAAATGCGGTCGCAAAGCGAGTATGAAACAGCCATAGATCATGCCCGCAAAGTGATCGCCTTCGAATCTGCCAACGAACATGCGCATCAGCAAATCATGTTCTGTCATGCCGCCAGAGGCAACCGCAACGAAGCCATCAAACAATACGAAGAGTGCAAGCGAGCGCTGATGCAAGAATTGGGAGTCGAACCTGCACCCGAAACCGCCGCTTTGTATGCATGGATCAAACAAACGCCGGTTGAAACAAATCCGTTTGAAGCCCGCATCACGAACCTGCCCTTTCCACTGACATCCTTCATTGGGCGCAAACGTGAGTTGAACGAGGTCAAAGAGAAACTTAGGTCCGGTCGGCTGCTGACGCTCACAGGTTCGGGAGGAAGCGGCAAAACACGTCTTGCAATTCAACTTGGCACAGACTTGATCGATTCCTTTGCCGATGGCGTCTGGTGGGTTGATTTGACCGCGCTGACAGACCAAGCCCTTGTGCCTCATTCGATTGCGAAAGCGTTAGGCGTGCATGAAGTTGCGAATCAAACGCTGCTTGAAACACTCGCGCATGTTCTTCGCTCGAAACGCCTATTGCTTATTCTTGATAACTGCGAGCATCTCATCGAAACGTGCGCGTTTGCCGCTCACTTCTTAAGCGAGCGTTGCCGTCACCTGAAAATCCTGACCACCAGCCGCGAAGCATTGAATGCGGCGGGTGAACAAATCTGGCTTGTCCCCGCGCTGTCTCTGCCTGTTCCGCGAAAAGTTTCTGTCGCCGATCTTTTGTTGGAATATGAAGGGATTCGCCTATTCGTTGAACGCGCCCAGACCGCTACTTCAGACTTTGCTATTACGGAAAAAAATGCTTCGCTCGTGATCCAGATCTGCTCTCGCCTTGACGGCATTCCCTTGGCAATAGAGTTAGCAGCCGCGCGGACAAAACTTCTCTCACTTGAACAGATCGCCGACCGACTCGATGATCGTTTTCAACTGCTTGCAAGCGGAAGCCGTACCGCGCCCGAACGGCACCAAACCCTGCAAGCCGTCATGGATTGGAGTTACCGCCTCTTGAATGAAAGGGAGAAAAGACTGTTTCGCTCGCTGGCAGTGTTTTCGGGTAGCTGGGATTTGAACGCAGTAGAAACGATCTGCACTGCAAATGGTCATCTCGAAAAAAGCGAGATCCTGAATTTGCTCTCGAATCTGGTGGATAAATCTCTGGTTGTCCGGGAGGAAGCCCAAAAGGGAAAGTCACGTTATCGTATGTTGGAAACCATCCGTCAGTATGCGCTAGTTGCATTAACGCAGTTAGGCGAGTCATACGAAATACAGAAACATCATCTTGACTACTATGTCAAACTGGTTAAAGATGCCAATGCTCATTTGGGTTTTTTTCTACGCGACCAAGAGATGCACGCTCATCTTGGAGCGCTCAGTCCGGAGCACGACAATTTGCGGACTGCAATTTTTTTCTGCGAAGCTCATCCGTCTTTTATAGGGACGGGACTGGAAATGGCAGGGAATTTACATTGGTATTTCCTCGTTCATAACCACCTGCGAGAGGGTCGTGATTGGATTAGTCGGCTTCAAGCAAACCAAACGGTCATTCCTCCGCAAATTCACGCGCTGGCGAATTTGACCTTGGGTTTTCTCGCCTGCTGGCAGGGAGACTTTGTCTCTGCACGCCCAAGCCTGACAACAAGCCTAAAATTGTTTGAAGAAATAAATGACCCGGCGGGCAGCGCATTCTCTCTGCTTGGGCTGGGTTTTGCCGCAAATGGATTGGGTGAACATGCCGAAGCAAGTCAATGTTTGGAAAAATGTCTGCTAACCGCAAGAAGGATTGACGATAGATGGTTGATTTCGATCGCATTGCACTTCATCGCTATCAGCTCATCTTTCCAGGGCAACTATGAAACGGCTCGTTCCCAATTTGAAGAATGTATCGAGCTGGTGAGCGAAGGACATGGAACAGCCCAGGGTATTGCCTTTTCAGAATTCCATCTCGGACGGATCGCCAGAATATATAGCGACTTTGGATCGTCGTTCTCGCATCACAAAAATGGGCTTGAACTTTTTAGGGATATTGGAGATTTACGCGGCATCGGATATTCGCTTTTCGGACTTGCGTGTCTGGCATACGCGGAGGAAAATCTGCAGCGCGCCGCAATACTTTTCGGGGCGACGGATTCGATTCGGGAGAGGCTAGGCACGCTATTGGAGACAGTTCTTCAGGTCGAATATGAACGAACTTCTTCTGAAGTTCAGTCAATGCTTGGAGAGAAACGATATGCCGCACGGTGGAAAGAGGGATACGAGAAGTCTTTGGAGCAAATCGTTCGTCTTGCGTTGAGTCCCAGATAAAAAACAGCGAGTCGGAAATTTACAGCCTGCGCCCAGCAGGTTTTTTAATTTTTAAACCCTGTGGGATTTAACGATTTTTTTGCGGTGGGTGGTTAATATGGACTCGGAATATAAAACAACACCAAGAGATTTTTATCCCTGTATGTTCCATATCAGCGCTTCACGAGGACGCGCTGGCATTGCATGCCAGCGCAGTTGTAACGCTAAGGCTGCATGTTAGCAAAGAGCGCAGATTTCGAATACGCGAGTTTTCGAAACTTGCCGGAATTTACAAAAATAGGACCGTGGCAGCGCGTTGCTCTCACGACAGGCGAGTAGCGCACAATCAACAATGTTTGGAGGCGCCCATGTCTTAACATAATTCTATTTTCCAAGTTCGCCTATCTATCAATAAACAAGGAGCCAAATCATGATTAATTTGTCAATAAAAGCGATCGCGGGACTTGTTCTGCTCACAGCGGTCGTCTCATCCTGCGCTGGGTCGAATACGCAAGAAAGCGCTCCCGTCGCAGTCAATACTGTCGAGGCAAAACCGACGCAAGAAATACTGCCGACCGAGTCGAAAGAACCCGTGCGATTGGAAGGCAATGG contains the following coding sequences:
- a CDS encoding RsiV family protein — protein: MLYQYPRNVVGGFVITFDEYQVAPYAADPQTVTVPYSELKPLINQQGPLVVALR
- a CDS encoding BTAD domain-containing putative transcriptional regulator translates to MSLLIPAQDPIQTRVNLLGRFYIERQAQRIRLSTRKTESLLAYLILHPQRHGREKLAALFWGDSSDTEARNSLRNALASLNKKLGHNLLLVDRQSVFINPEYPIQVDALEFEAQATRFLAAPTPDLYQVNIALYQNDLLSDFYDDWIFPLRDHYRSLFVKTLLQIAQQMRSQSEYETAIDHARKVIAFESANEHAHQQIMFCHAARGNRNEAIKQYEECKRALMQELGVEPAPETAALYAWIKQTPVETNPFEARITNLPFPLTSFIGRKRELNEVKEKLRSGRLLTLTGSGGSGKTRLAIQLGTDLIDSFADGVWWVDLTALTDQALVPHSIAKALGVHEVANQTLLETLAHVLRSKRLLLILDNCEHLIETCAFAAHFLSERCRHLKILTTSREALNAAGEQIWLVPALSLPVPRKVSVADLLLEYEGIRLFVERAQTATSDFAITEKNASLVIQICSRLDGIPLAIELAAARTKLLSLEQIADRLDDRFQLLASGSRTAPERHQTLQAVMDWSYRLLNEREKRLFRSLAVFSGSWDLNAVETICTANGHLEKSEILNLLSNLVDKSLVVREEAQKGKSRYRMLETIRQYALVALTQLGESYEIQKHHLDYYVKLVKDANAHLGFFLRDQEMHAHLGALSPEHDNLRTAIFFCEAHPSFIGTGLEMAGNLHWYFLVHNHLREGRDWISRLQANQTVIPPQIHALANLTLGFLACWQGDFVSARPSLTTSLKLFEEINDPAGSAFSLLGLGFAANGLGEHAEASQCLEKCLLTARRIDDRWLISIALHFIAISSSFQGNYETARSQFEECIELVSEGHGTAQGIAFSEFHLGRIARIYSDFGSSFSHHKNGLELFRDIGDLRGIGYSLFGLACLAYAEENLQRAAILFGATDSIRERLGTLLETVLQVEYERTSSEVQSMLGEKRYAARWKEGYEKSLEQIVRLALSPR
- a CDS encoding alpha/beta hydrolase; translation: MNTPDFSPPSYRTYFVDLPLSRLHILEVGEGEPLIMVPATISEWEDWLTLAQFMAQWFKVYFFELPGHGQSTPFSERFSSHQVAELVEQLADKLGFERFNLMGFSFGGILAMRAYKRLSHRIDRLVLIAPCLGKSALPYSQTRLHMLHRVIRQFEHPKLQSGFVKLVRNPHTISIAISIVRMIGRLERTIPLKRKLPHVTVSTVAVLMAQINEILTTEFEVAENKFETPCYFAMSIYDPLLRFDTTLDIAENHFGNLNTVRLTFPFHQPPRPFTFEELNEGFYNTVDSFMRVNA